The following proteins are encoded in a genomic region of Streptomyces collinus Tu 365:
- a CDS encoding tryptophan 2,3-dioxygenase family protein: MSQPAHLPHEAAEPETPHLDFAGTTPYEDYVKADVLTHLQHTLSDDPGEMVFLVTTQVMELWFTVIVHEWETAAKALRSDDVPTAVAALKRSVRELEALNASWKPLGQLTPAQFNAYRSALGEGSGFQSAMYRRMEFLLGDKSASMLVPHRGAPRVHAELEKALHEPSLYDEVVRLLARRGHAIPDAVLDRDVTLRHEPSDAVEAAWQAVYSGDEHADLARLGEALTDVAELVWRWRNDHLVATRRAMGAKTGTGGSAGVAWLEKRARKNVFPELWTARSYV, encoded by the coding sequence ATGTCCCAACCGGCTCACCTCCCTCACGAGGCCGCTGAGCCCGAGACCCCGCATCTCGACTTCGCGGGCACCACGCCGTACGAGGACTACGTCAAGGCGGACGTGCTCACCCACCTCCAGCACACCCTCTCCGACGACCCCGGAGAGATGGTCTTCCTGGTCACGACCCAGGTCATGGAGCTGTGGTTCACCGTGATCGTGCACGAGTGGGAGACCGCCGCGAAGGCGCTCCGCTCGGACGACGTGCCGACCGCCGTCGCCGCGCTGAAGCGCTCCGTACGCGAGCTGGAGGCCCTGAACGCCTCCTGGAAGCCGCTCGGCCAGCTCACCCCCGCGCAGTTCAACGCCTACCGCAGCGCCCTCGGCGAGGGCTCCGGCTTCCAGTCCGCGATGTACCGCCGGATGGAGTTCCTGCTCGGCGACAAGTCCGCCTCCATGCTGGTCCCGCACCGCGGCGCCCCCCGCGTCCACGCGGAGCTGGAGAAGGCCCTGCACGAGCCGAGCCTGTACGACGAGGTCGTACGGCTCCTCGCGCGCCGCGGGCACGCGATCCCGGACGCCGTGCTGGACCGGGACGTGACCCTGCGCCACGAGCCCTCGGACGCCGTGGAGGCGGCCTGGCAGGCGGTCTACTCCGGCGACGAGCACGCCGACCTGGCCCGGCTGGGCGAGGCGCTGACGGACGTGGCCGAGCTGGTGTGGCGCTGGCGCAACGACCACCTGGTCGCCACCCGCCGCGCGATGGGCGCCAAGACCGGCACCGGTGGCTCCGCGGGCGTGGCCTGGCTGGAGAAGCGCGCCCGCAAGAACGTCTTCCCCGAGCTGTGGACGGCGAGGTCCTATGTCTGA